Sequence from the Sphingomicrobium clamense genome:
ATCGACGCCAACGACAAGCCCAAAATGTATGCCGAGCTCGGCCAAGCGCTCGAGGCGCTGGTCGCGGGCGAGCCCGACGCTATTGCGAATATGGCCAATGCCGCGGCGCTGATCTGGGAAACGCTGCCCGACATCAACTGGGCGGGCTTCTATCGCAACATTGACGGCGAACTCGTGCTCGGCCCGTTCCAGGGACGCGCGGCCTGCATCCGCATTCCGATCGGCAAGGGCGTGTGCGGCGCGGCAGCCGAAACCAAGGAGACGCAGCTGGTTGCAGACGTCCATGCCTTCCCCGGTCACATTGCGTGCGATGCGGCCTCGCGTAGCGAGATCGT
This genomic interval carries:
- a CDS encoding GAF domain-containing protein yields the protein MFDFKIDANDKPKMYAELGQALEALVAGEPDAIANMANAAALIWETLPDINWAGFYRNIDGELVLGPFQGRAACIRIPIGKGVCGAAAETKETQLVADVHAFPGHIACDAASRSEIVVPIMKNGEVIAVLDIDSPEPDRFDKEDKDGCEALGRIFEKALA